The genome window GTGAGATGGAGGCCGAGGCTGGCCGGATCAGGCGGGTCGTTTGCGGGATCGGCGTCAACCTCAACCAGACGACATTTCCCGCCGAACTGGCGCCACGCGCCACCTCACTCGCGCTGGAATCGGGCACGGTCATTGCGCGGGCGCGCTTCGTGGCCGAATTATTCGGGGTTTTCGAGCCGCTGTACGAGACATGGCTGCGAGAGGGTTTTGGCGCGTTGCACCCGGCGTTTCTGACGCGGCACGCCCTGGATGGCCGCGACGTGACGGTGGAGCAGGCGGGCGGCGTCGTCTCGGGTCGCGTGACGGGGCTTGGACCGGAGGGCGCCCTGCTGCTGAAGCAAGCGGATGGGGGAACCGTGGCGATCCTGTCGGGCGATGTTCACCTCACGCGCATCGCGTAGCGACATCCAGAATGAGCGCGACGGCGTTGGAGTCGGATGTGGTGAGGATCACGGCGGGGCCGGGCGGGCAGGGGCGGGCAGCGCCAATCACACAGTCGAGACCGTCGCACGGCGGTTGCTCGGGGATGGGCGCGAGAAAACCGCCGCGGGCCATCAGGACGGCACAGGCGGCCAGAAAGGCGGCGGTTGCGCCCTGCAGGTCACCGCAGAGCCCCAGCGGCGCCGTAACCGGAGGGGGGCGTCGGCCAAACACGCTGCGCACCGCCGCGGCCTCGCGCGCATCGGCGGCCGATCCATTCGCCGAAACCACGACGAATCCGACTGTCTGAGCGGGGATGGACGCCTGGTCGAGGGCGCGCTCCAAAGCCTCTTCGGCCGTGGCGGCGCAGGCGGCGGCGCAAACCCGTGCCAGGGGCGCCGCGCCGCGCGCACGGGCGGCGGCATCATCCTCCAGAAGCACAACAACCCCCGCCTCCGAGGGCACGACACCGGTTGCATGGGAGAAAAGGCGTGGCGCGCTGGCGCCGGCGGCCAGCGGTTCAACCTCGGCGAGCGCGCGGAGCAACGACAGCCCGAGGGCCTCGACGCCCCCGGCGAGCATGACATCGGCCCGGCCCTCCCGGATCAGCGCCGCCGCTTCACACATGGCCTGGCCCGCAGCCGTGCGATCGCTGACGATGTTGATGTGCTCGCCGGTCAGCGCCCATTCCATGGCGGCGAGACTCACGGCCGTGTTGGCATAGGTATGCGGAAAGAGCAGCGGCCTGACGAGTCGGGGTCCTTTGTTGCGGTAGTCGGCCCAGAACAGGTCGAGCGTGTCGAGTCCGCCCCACACCGTCGCGGCGACAAGCCCCGCGCGCCCATACGGAAGCGTCCGGGGGTCCATCCCGCCCGCACGCAGGGCGCTCGCGCAGGCGGCGAGAAAAAGCGCGCTGTTGCGGTCGAGAAACGCCTTGGGGGTGAGATAGTCGGCCACCGCGAACGGCGGCACTTCGGCGGTCAGCCAGGGCGATCCGTCGGGGCGCCGGAAGGTTTCCGACGGCAGCGCGGCCGGGACGCCTTCGCGGAGCGCGGCGGCGGTCTCGGCGGAATCGAGGCCGAGCGGCGAGAGCAGGCCGATGGCGGTGATCACAGTCATGGGTGGGTTGCGGGTTGAACGGTTATGATGGCATGTTACGCGCCGCTTGTCACAACAAAAAATCGGCCACTTTGAACTGTACACGCCCGTATGCGTGCGTTAAGATGAATACACCATGTCGAGTACCCGCACCAATCAATCACAGTCGCAGTCGCAGTCGCAAACACTGGTGCTGAGCCGCGACCAGGATCCGGGCTCTTTGCGTGTGCGC of Lentisphaerota bacterium contains these proteins:
- a CDS encoding biotin--[acetyl-CoA-carboxylase] ligase, which codes for EMEAEAGRIRRVVCGIGVNLNQTTFPAELAPRATSLALESGTVIARARFVAELFGVFEPLYETWLREGFGALHPAFLTRHALDGRDVTVEQAGGVVSGRVTGLGPEGALLLKQADGGTVAILSGDVHLTRIA